A single region of the Vagococcus teuberi genome encodes:
- a CDS encoding 2-isopropylmalate synthase, with translation MKTIQFFDTSLRDGEQTPGVNFNTAEKVRIAKQLESYGIDALEAGFPITSPGDFEAVSEIAKAVDKMTVVGLARCRKKDIDAAYEALKHANHPQIHVFLATSEIHMKYKLHMSEEEVLASIKEHVAYAKSLFENVQFSPEDATRTEKEFLVKAIQTAVDAGATIINVPDTVGYSNPTEYGELFQYITSNCQNIDNVIFSCHCHNDLGMATANALAAIENGAGRVEGTINGIGERAGNTAIEEVALALHIRQDFYQAKTNIILEKTKMTSDLISRLSGIPIHKTKPIIGGNAFAHESGIHQDGVLKHPDTYEIMTPQLIGLKTNHLPLGKLSGSHAFGQKLIELGYTNLTPEEQQILFDEFKVLADKKKNILDRDIHALVAGNTISTSQSLELKNLQLQFTSNGQQAAVIEIETAENDQLSDSATGLGSIQAIYNTINRIMDKDVQLDAFRIESLTSGKDAQAEVHVEVSDPETQESVHGVGIDFDILTASAKAYLNAFSKLREGEKRD, from the coding sequence ATGAAAACTATTCAATTTTTTGATACATCACTAAGAGATGGTGAACAAACACCAGGTGTTAATTTTAATACAGCTGAAAAAGTAAGAATCGCTAAACAATTAGAAAGTTATGGGATTGATGCATTAGAAGCAGGATTTCCAATCACATCACCAGGAGATTTCGAAGCTGTTTCAGAAATTGCCAAAGCTGTGGATAAGATGACTGTTGTTGGATTAGCTCGTTGTCGTAAAAAAGACATTGATGCTGCATATGAGGCATTAAAACACGCGAATCATCCACAAATCCATGTTTTTTTAGCGACAAGTGAGATTCATATGAAATACAAACTCCATATGAGTGAAGAAGAAGTACTAGCTTCGATTAAAGAGCACGTCGCGTACGCTAAATCACTGTTTGAAAACGTACAATTTTCTCCGGAAGATGCTACACGTACTGAAAAAGAGTTTTTAGTTAAAGCCATTCAAACAGCCGTTGATGCGGGTGCAACAATTATTAATGTTCCAGATACGGTCGGCTATTCAAATCCAACAGAGTATGGTGAATTATTTCAATATATTACCTCAAATTGTCAGAATATTGATAACGTGATTTTTTCTTGTCATTGTCATAATGATTTGGGGATGGCAACAGCAAATGCTTTAGCGGCCATTGAAAATGGTGCGGGACGAGTTGAGGGAACAATCAACGGGATTGGTGAGCGAGCGGGAAATACAGCGATTGAAGAAGTCGCACTAGCTCTTCATATTAGACAAGATTTTTATCAAGCAAAAACAAATATCATTTTAGAAAAAACGAAAATGACGAGTGACTTGATTAGCCGATTGTCAGGTATCCCAATTCATAAAACCAAACCGATTATTGGTGGCAATGCATTTGCTCATGAATCAGGCATTCATCAAGATGGGGTATTGAAACATCCTGATACCTATGAAATTATGACACCACAATTAATTGGACTAAAAACGAATCATTTGCCTCTTGGGAAATTATCAGGTAGCCATGCATTTGGTCAGAAATTAATTGAGTTAGGCTATACGAACTTAACTCCAGAGGAACAACAAATTTTATTTGATGAGTTTAAAGTATTGGCAGATAAAAAGAAGAACATTTTGGACAGAGACATTCATGCATTAGTTGCTGGTAATACTATTTCCACAAGTCAAAGTTTAGAATTAAAGAATTTACAATTGCAATTTACTTCAAATGGTCAACAAGCTGCTGTGATTGAAATTGAAACGGCTGAAAATGACCAATTATCAGATTCAGCAACAGGACTTGGAAGTATCCAAGCAATTTATAATACGATTAATCGAATCATGGATAAAGATGTTCAATTAGATGCGTTTAGAATAGAGTCGCTAACAAGTGGAAAAGATGCGCAAGCAGAAGTTCATGTAGAAGTATCTGACCCTGAAACACAGGAATCCGTTCATGGAGTGGGCATTGATTTTGATATTTTAACAGCTTCAGCTAAAGCATATCTCAATGCATTTAGTAAACTAAGAGAAGGTGAGAAACGTGACTAA
- the ilvA gene encoding threonine ammonia-lyase IlvA, protein MGTLVTSEQVEKANHILEPVVTKTLLQYDDYLSKKYDADVYLKREDLQIVRSFKLRGAYYAISQLSKEKLAKGVVCASAGNHAQGVAYTCFKMGVPATIFMPVTTPKQKVNQVEAFGGDQVTIKLVGDTFDQSKDMAIHYGEEHGLTFINPFDDENIIAGQGTVALEIVDQLNKKEASPADYVFTPIGGGGLISGISAYFKDKSPTTKIIGVEPVGAASMSLSLKEKKVTPLSHLDKFVDGAAVQEVGAMTFLHSQELVDGVCEVPIGKVCSTILELYTKQAIVVEPAGALSVTALDDYKDDIKGKTVVCIISGGNNDIQRMPEIEERSLIYEGLKHYFVVNFPQRAGALKEFVSDVLGPHDDITKFEYTKKINRGSGPVVIGILLQNHADYASLIERLTIFDPNYINLQENESLYTLLV, encoded by the coding sequence ATGGGGACGTTGGTGACAAGTGAACAAGTTGAAAAAGCCAATCATATATTGGAACCGGTGGTAACTAAAACACTACTCCAATACGATGATTACTTATCAAAAAAATACGATGCTGATGTATATTTAAAACGTGAAGACTTACAAATAGTTCGGTCGTTTAAATTACGTGGAGCATATTATGCTATCAGTCAATTATCAAAAGAAAAGTTAGCTAAAGGGGTGGTGTGTGCCAGTGCTGGAAATCATGCACAAGGAGTTGCCTATACATGTTTTAAAATGGGAGTTCCTGCTACGATTTTTATGCCAGTGACGACACCAAAACAAAAAGTTAACCAAGTAGAAGCATTTGGTGGAGATCAAGTGACAATCAAACTTGTTGGAGATACGTTTGATCAATCGAAAGATATGGCCATTCATTATGGTGAAGAACATGGATTAACGTTTATCAACCCATTTGACGATGAAAACATTATTGCAGGACAGGGAACTGTGGCTCTTGAAATTGTTGACCAATTAAATAAAAAAGAAGCGTCACCTGCTGATTACGTCTTTACCCCTATTGGTGGTGGAGGATTAATCAGTGGCATCAGTGCCTATTTCAAAGATAAAAGTCCAACAACAAAAATTATTGGAGTCGAGCCGGTTGGAGCAGCCTCTATGTCATTGTCCTTAAAGGAGAAAAAAGTGACACCCTTATCTCATCTAGATAAGTTTGTTGATGGGGCAGCTGTGCAAGAAGTAGGAGCAATGACTTTTTTACACAGTCAAGAATTGGTAGATGGCGTGTGTGAAGTACCTATTGGAAAAGTATGTAGCACGATTTTAGAGCTTTATACGAAACAAGCCATCGTTGTTGAGCCAGCAGGAGCCTTATCAGTAACGGCATTAGATGATTATAAAGATGATATCAAAGGTAAAACCGTTGTGTGTATTATCAGTGGTGGAAATAATGATATTCAGCGTATGCCTGAAATTGAAGAACGTTCACTGATTTATGAAGGATTAAAACATTACTTTGTGGTTAATTTCCCGCAAAGAGCAGGGGCGTTAAAAGAGTTTGTATCAGACGTTTTAGGTCCACACGATGATATCACTAAATTTGAGTATACGAAAAAAATTAATCGAGGAAGTGGCCCAGTTGTGATTGGTATTTTACTCCAAAATCATGCTGACTACGCTTCGTTAATTGAGCGACTCACAATTTTTGATCCAAATTATATTAATCTACAAGAAAATGAATCATTGTATACATTACTAGTCTAA
- the ilvC gene encoding ketol-acid reductoisomerase — protein sequence MAKVYYEDSVQGDQLEGKKIAIIGYGSQGHAHSQNLRDTGHDVIIGIREGKSADAAREAGFDVFPVSEAVKKADVIMILAPDEIQGDLYKNEIAPYLEAGNALAFGHGFNIHFDVIQPPADVDVFLVAPKGPGHLVRRTFEEGFAVPSLFAVQQDATGNARDIALAYTKGIGATRVGVLETTFKEETETDLFGEQAVLCGGTTALVQAGFETLVEAGYQPEIAYFEVLHELKLIVDLMYEGGMEKMRDSISNTAEYGDYVSGPRVVTAETKARMKDVLTDIQDGTFAKGFIEDNKNGFEKFYGLRKEQQGHQIEAVGKELRDMMPFVNNK from the coding sequence ATGGCAAAAGTATATTATGAAGATTCAGTTCAAGGTGATCAGTTAGAAGGAAAAAAGATCGCAATCATCGGTTATGGTTCACAAGGTCATGCCCACTCACAAAACTTACGTGACACAGGTCATGATGTGATTATTGGTATCCGTGAAGGGAAATCAGCAGATGCTGCAAGAGAAGCTGGCTTTGATGTATTCCCAGTAAGTGAAGCAGTAAAAAAAGCTGACGTTATTATGATTTTAGCACCAGACGAAATCCAAGGAGATTTATACAAAAATGAAATTGCTCCATACTTAGAAGCAGGAAATGCCTTAGCGTTTGGGCATGGATTCAATATTCACTTTGATGTAATCCAACCACCAGCTGATGTGGATGTATTCTTGGTTGCGCCAAAAGGACCAGGACATTTAGTTCGTCGTACATTTGAAGAAGGATTTGCTGTGCCATCATTATTTGCGGTACAACAAGATGCAACAGGAAACGCTCGTGACATCGCTTTAGCTTACACTAAAGGAATTGGCGCGACACGTGTTGGGGTTTTAGAAACAACATTTAAAGAAGAAACAGAAACGGATTTATTTGGTGAACAAGCTGTATTATGTGGTGGAACAACTGCATTAGTTCAAGCAGGATTCGAAACATTAGTAGAAGCTGGATACCAACCAGAAATTGCTTACTTTGAAGTATTACATGAATTAAAATTAATCGTTGATTTAATGTATGAAGGTGGTATGGAAAAAATGCGTGATTCAATTTCTAATACTGCTGAATATGGAGATTATGTTTCTGGACCACGTGTTGTAACAGCTGAAACAAAAGCACGCATGAAAGATGTATTAACTGATATTCAAGATGGAACTTTTGCTAAAGGATTTATCGAAGATAACAAAAATGGATTTGAAAAATTCTATGGATTAAGAAAAGAACAACAAGGACACCAAATCGAAGCAGTTGGTAAAGAATTGCGAGACATGATGCCATTTGTTAATAACAAATAG
- the ilvN gene encoding acetolactate synthase small subunit yields MRRIISAKVRNTSGVLNRISGVLTRRQFNIESISVGVTENPDVSRITIVVSVDSDFQMEQLIKQLNKQIDVIKVIDMSADSHLERELALIKVATTSINRQEIMSMIEPFRASVIDVSSQSIIIQIAGSSEKIDALVDVLKVYGIQELARTGITGLLRSSIK; encoded by the coding sequence ATGAGACGAATAATTTCAGCGAAAGTTAGAAACACATCAGGTGTATTAAATCGTATTTCAGGAGTACTCACTAGACGTCAGTTTAATATTGAAAGTATTTCTGTAGGTGTCACAGAAAACCCTGATGTGTCAAGAATTACCATAGTTGTAAGTGTTGACTCGGATTTTCAAATGGAGCAATTGATTAAACAACTAAATAAACAAATTGATGTCATAAAAGTCATCGATATGAGTGCAGACTCTCATTTAGAGAGAGAACTGGCACTGATAAAAGTTGCAACAACTAGTATCAATCGACAAGAAATTATGTCGATGATTGAGCCATTCAGAGCAAGTGTCATTGATGTGAGTAGTCAATCTATTATCATCCAAATAGCTGGAAGCAGTGAAAAAATTGATGCATTAGTAGATGTATTAAAAGTATATGGGATTCAAGAGCTTGCAAGAACCGGAATTACAGGGTTACTTAGAAGTTCTATAAAATAA
- the ilvB gene encoding biosynthetic-type acetolactate synthase large subunit: MNKKGTELFIDSLLDEDVEMIFGYPGGAVLPLYDSLYDKKIPHILTRHEQGAVHAAEGYAKASGKPGVVLVTSGPGATNVITGIADAMSDSVPLIVFTGQVASSGIGKDAFQEADILGLTTPITKYNYQVRKVEDLPKVIKEAFHIATTGRKGPVVIDLPKDITLDETPVKKIADVHIPSYQPNYMPHPNQIKKVVTAINQASKPVFLIGAGIHHSDGTTEFRELLENSKIPVVSTLLGLGIVPTDNDLFLGMGGMHGSYAANQALMEADLLINIGSRFDDRLASCPESLAKDKTIIHVDIDPAEIGKIIPTDIPIVGDAKEVIRLLNKETFNTENYDDWRDTVKNYQTEAPFTYEETVEEIKPQRAIELIGKITNGEAIVATDVGQHQMWAAQFYPFKYQNQLITSGGLGTMGYGIPAGVGAQLAKPDKQVVIIVGDGGFQMTNQELAIIEQYHLAPKVILINNHSLGMVRQWQESFFNERRSESVFYNQPDFQKMAEAYHLKSVRLDNAEILEEELIQAFKEKEPMVIEINCSPTEHVLPMVPPGKPNNEMIGVVKR; the protein is encoded by the coding sequence ATGAATAAAAAAGGAACAGAGCTATTCATTGATTCCTTATTGGATGAAGATGTTGAGATGATATTTGGTTATCCAGGTGGAGCGGTTTTGCCACTTTACGATAGCTTGTATGACAAAAAAATTCCGCATATTTTGACGCGACATGAACAAGGAGCGGTACATGCAGCAGAAGGATATGCTAAAGCCAGTGGCAAACCAGGAGTCGTTTTAGTAACAAGCGGCCCTGGAGCCACCAATGTGATTACGGGAATAGCCGATGCGATGAGTGATTCGGTACCATTAATTGTCTTTACAGGTCAAGTAGCCAGTAGTGGTATCGGGAAAGATGCTTTTCAAGAAGCCGATATTTTAGGATTAACTACTCCTATCACGAAATATAACTATCAAGTGAGAAAAGTAGAAGATTTACCTAAAGTGATTAAAGAAGCTTTTCATATTGCGACAACAGGAAGAAAAGGACCAGTGGTGATCGATTTACCAAAAGATATCACGTTAGATGAAACACCGGTCAAAAAAATAGCCGATGTGCATATACCAAGCTATCAACCAAATTATATGCCACATCCTAATCAAATAAAGAAAGTCGTGACTGCGATAAATCAAGCAAGTAAACCAGTTTTCTTAATTGGTGCGGGCATTCATCACAGTGATGGGACGACCGAATTTAGAGAATTATTAGAAAATTCAAAAATTCCAGTTGTATCAACTCTCCTTGGCTTAGGAATTGTACCAACAGATAATGATTTATTTTTAGGCATGGGTGGTATGCATGGTTCCTATGCAGCCAATCAAGCATTGATGGAAGCAGATTTGTTAATCAATATCGGATCTCGCTTTGATGATCGATTAGCTAGTTGCCCAGAAAGTTTAGCAAAAGATAAAACCATTATTCATGTGGATATTGATCCAGCTGAAATTGGGAAAATTATTCCAACAGATATTCCGATTGTAGGGGATGCTAAAGAAGTCATTCGATTATTAAATAAAGAAACATTTAATACAGAAAACTATGATGATTGGCGTGACACAGTTAAAAATTATCAAACAGAAGCACCATTTACTTATGAAGAAACTGTGGAAGAAATCAAACCACAACGAGCGATTGAACTTATTGGGAAAATTACTAATGGTGAAGCAATCGTCGCCACAGATGTTGGTCAACATCAAATGTGGGCAGCCCAATTTTATCCATTTAAATATCAAAATCAACTGATTACTAGTGGTGGTTTAGGCACGATGGGATACGGTATTCCAGCTGGTGTTGGCGCACAATTAGCCAAACCAGATAAACAAGTGGTGATTATTGTTGGCGATGGTGGCTTTCAAATGACCAACCAAGAGCTAGCTATCATAGAGCAGTATCATCTTGCACCGAAAGTCATTTTGATAAACAACCATTCACTTGGTATGGTTCGTCAGTGGCAAGAGAGTTTCTTTAACGAAAGACGTTCTGAATCGGTATTTTATAATCAACCAGATTTTCAAAAAATGGCAGAAGCGTATCATTTAAAATCTGTCAGACTAGATAATGCTGAAATATTGGAAGAAGAGTTGATTCAGGCGTTTAAAGAAAAAGAGCCAATGGTAATTGAAATTAATTGCTCACCAACAGAGCATGTGTTGCCAATGGTGCCACCAGGAAAACCTAATAATGAAATGATTGGGGTGGTGAAAAGATGA